The following DNA comes from Osmerus eperlanus chromosome 5, fOsmEpe2.1, whole genome shotgun sequence.
CACACTCTCTTACAAATAAGCAATAGTTCAACTTTTATTGGCAAATATTATGGAGGATTGTTTCCTGCCTGATTGAAGGGAAgaactgtaaaataaaataaaacaaataatttcATGAAAAAAAGACCATGAGAAATTCAAGGTGTTTTTCAtggagcgtgagaaatggtggaAATGCCTGAGAGCCCTGTAGGTGGCATAATCTGCAAATGCTCATAGGTAGCATAGCAACAAAATATATGTTTGAATTAAAACCTTGACTTTTAACTGTTATCTGTATTTTGTTATTAGAAATGCTATGAGTTGGAGCTCACAACTGAATTATGTCACCTTGTTTTGCCAACAGTCAGAACATGCTACAACGAGCAGAATGCACAGACACATTTAGCTAGGTACAATTTACAAGACTAGTAAAGTGCCTGGTgaagtacattatatatttcAAACTGATGGACATCTCCAAGAGAGAGGTATGTAACTTCAATTTAGATACATTGCAAATGACATTGCTAATTTAGTAAATGAGAGAGAATTATAACCATTAAAGTTAAGTTTAAAACCTTGAATTTATTGAGTACAATTGACTGAAATTCAGATTTTCTTAATTCCTAAGTGAAGTAGTAACTCAATATTTGTATAAATATTATGGTCAGTGATTTTCTTCAGACTGTAATCAATAAACATCTGTATTATGGAAATTCAGAACCCTAGTTTTATAATTGAAGACAGGGTGGTGGCCTTGTTTGTGTCTCGTTAAGTTCGTGTTGTGGTGTTTATAAATGTCCTTTCTTTTTAGGCTTTTCACAAACTTTAAATCCCCACAAACATGTTGTATTTCATTTCCACATCATCTCAATCAGATTTATACATATTGAatgttttttctgtttttttccgAGCATGTTATTCTCTGTCAATATCACAACGAGTGTTTAAAAAAAGCTAATTGGAGTAGAAACTCAATGTACAATCACACTGTACATCAACAATGTACAGTCATAGctataagttttggcaatgacaaatgttatgttttgcaaagtttgctggttcaaaggaaaatgttttcacatgtttctttAGAATACTGGAATGCAttaaggcacatttcatattttgtaAAGCTTTTTGGGGCAAAAATCTTCAATATGTGCAAATAGTCcactcttttacagcagtcaatcggCTCTTAAAATTCAATCAGAATGATtgaagctttgcaaacacaaaatgtatgtcgctcccaatacttttggccacggctgtaccTTTTTATAACCCATCGGTTGTCAGAACAAATGCTACGAATCACTTTAAAGTAAAACTTATATTAAAAGAAATGTTACaatatcttttttttgttgttgtttaacaTTTTCATGTTTTCCTGTTTATGTTCTGGTTATTTACAAATAACTTCAGACTATTCAGTTAGTGATTGTATTGAAAAATACGCATAATTTTGCTCTGTGTATTGCCTATTACTTAGTGATAGTAAACATTTTTGTGTAAGTACTAAAACCACTCATGTTCAATTAAAACAAGCACTTTGCAGGAGATATACAATATATTTACATAGGCTTTATTGAGATCTTAATGTTACAGTATCTAAACATTGTCTAGTAGAAAGAGTCATTGATGCGCCTCATGCTCATGAACCTCATGTTGCCCATGCCTCCCATGCCTCCCATGCCTCCCATCATCTGATTGAAGTTCCTGTACTCGCCAGGCCTCATGTACCACATTCTGCCTCTGTAGTTGGGCTGCTCGTACATCAGCCAGTGGCCCTCCATCACGTTGCAGGACATGCAGTTGTTCATACGGTAACGATCCATGATGTTGTCACAGTCGTCCATCATCTCATGCATCTGGCCACCGAAGTTCTCCCTCTCGTAGATCCTCATCCTGTAGCTTCCTCTGTGCTGTTATTGGAGAAAGAGGAGTTTCATTAGGAGACAATAATTTGGTTGAAATTTGAGTGTGATTTACTACTTTAACATTAGACTTTATTCATAACAAAACAATAATTATGGAGGAAAACCATAAGATTTTATAGAGCTAGATCCTTACCATGGGGATCATACGACAGGACCTGATGCAGTCGCTCCAGT
Coding sequences within:
- the LOC134021235 gene encoding gamma-crystallin M2-like isoform X2, whose protein sequence is MANMNMMGKITFYEDRNFMGRSYECMNDCSDMSSYMSRCHSCRVERGCFMVYNRTNYMGNQYFMRRGEYADYMSMFNWSDCIRSCRMIPMHRGSYRMRIYERENFGGQMHEMMDDCDNIMDRYRMNNCMSCNVMEGHWLMYEQPNYRGRMWYMRPGEYRNFNQMMGGMGGMGGMGNMRFMSMRRINDSFY
- the LOC134021235 gene encoding gamma-crystallin M2-like isoform X3, encoding MTNMNMGKITFYEDRNFMGRSYECMNDCSDMSSYMSRCHSCRVERGCFMVYNRTNYMGNQYFMRRGEYADYMSMFNWSDCIRSCRMIPMHRGSYRMRIYERENFGGQMHEMMDDCDNIMDRYRMNNCMSCNVMEGHWLMYEQPNYRGRMWYMRPGEYRNFNQMMGGMGGMGGMGNMRFMSMRRINDSFY